Proteins co-encoded in one Paracrocinitomix mangrovi genomic window:
- the pseB gene encoding UDP-N-acetylglucosamine 4,6-dehydratase (inverting), protein MGNFDLNDKSILITGGTGSLGKALTKRILSKYPNVRLVIFSRDEQKQFLMAQEFPQEKYPRIRYFIGDVRDYDRLKRAFKGVNYVIHAAAMKHVHLAEYNPMECVKTNVLGAENVINAALDSGIERVVALSTDKAAAPINLYGATKLASDKLFVAANNIKGVNPIKFSVVRYGNVMGSNGSVIPFFLNKRKEGFLPITDKTMTRFNISLDGGVDMVMHALEHAWGGEIFVPKIPSYKITDVAEAIAPSVEHKEVGIRPGEKIHEEMITTSDSFYTYDLGKYYVILPAVTNWSTPEFVQKMGAKSVPAGFTYNSGNNEQWETVETLRELIKEHVDPSFEVM, encoded by the coding sequence ATGGGAAATTTCGACTTAAACGATAAATCTATTTTAATAACCGGAGGAACTGGATCCTTAGGTAAAGCTTTAACAAAAAGAATCTTATCAAAATATCCAAATGTACGTTTGGTAATTTTCTCAAGAGATGAGCAAAAACAGTTTTTAATGGCCCAGGAGTTTCCTCAGGAAAAGTATCCAAGAATTAGATATTTTATTGGGGATGTTAGAGATTATGACAGGCTTAAAAGAGCTTTTAAAGGTGTCAATTATGTAATTCATGCTGCTGCTATGAAACACGTTCATTTGGCTGAGTACAATCCAATGGAATGTGTTAAAACAAATGTGTTAGGAGCAGAAAATGTAATCAATGCAGCATTGGATTCGGGAATAGAAAGGGTAGTGGCATTGTCTACAGATAAAGCTGCCGCTCCAATCAACCTATACGGAGCCACTAAACTTGCATCTGACAAACTTTTTGTTGCAGCAAATAATATTAAAGGAGTTAACCCAATTAAATTTTCTGTAGTTAGATATGGAAATGTGATGGGATCTAATGGCTCTGTTATTCCTTTCTTTTTAAACAAAAGAAAAGAAGGTTTCCTTCCAATTACAGATAAAACAATGACCAGATTCAATATTTCACTTGACGGTGGAGTTGATATGGTGATGCATGCTTTAGAACATGCATGGGGTGGAGAAATTTTTGTTCCTAAAATCCCATCTTATAAAATTACAGATGTAGCAGAAGCAATTGCTCCAAGTGTAGAACATAAAGAAGTAGGAATCAGACCTGGTGAAAAAATTCATGAAGAAATGATTACAACTTCTGATTCATTTTATACTTATGACCTTGGTAAATATTATGTGATTTTACCTGCGGTTACAAATTGGAGCACTCCTGAATTTGTTCAAAAAATGGGTGCTAAATCGGTTCCTGCCGGATTTACTTATAATTCAGGGAATAATGAGCAATGGGAAACCGTTGAAACGTTGAGAGAATTAATAAAAGAGCACGTAGATCCTTCTTTTGAAGTAATGTAA
- a CDS encoding BFO_1060 family glycosyltransferase, which produces MKELNSTRYKGLCFLQEDIGRDVEIAIPIVFAAEHFLNCEVIFELKWNAHLITKHKPDFVIIPANCIGSLIYHKIAKYADELNIKIYSFISEGNFNTNINHNFFGFNNERHFYQDFVQCWSKRTLEYMSEKAPDQKDKYVLTGAAGFDRYVMYDFAQKVDFLAKYNKEKFEKVILYSGWAFGKVQYELGRVEISQDPDKREAKVNWVNEQRVIVRDMLKHAIESNPDTLFILKQHPAEYYPGLNVKQLNEMSELADYDNVLYVTGHVENIHDLISVSDILLGFETTSAIETWLMSSQPTIFLNSEVDFDRVDIYQGCCIAGNPEQLNNYIQEFYNTGKIVDFETDDLKAKRNEIIVNSIGFGDGYNHIRNLFYFNETLHRIDRKKIKYTRNKEFFRLYLFFKIMKPFYKIGLVNKLPWFSKFNWVFKRYKLEHVPELQAKYNPFIERFYKEQNLTKDTLLEFWKSQDLKTK; this is translated from the coding sequence ATGAAAGAACTTAATTCTACCAGATATAAAGGGTTATGCTTTTTACAGGAAGATATTGGAAGAGATGTTGAAATTGCTATTCCGATTGTCTTTGCTGCAGAACATTTTTTAAACTGTGAGGTGATATTTGAACTAAAATGGAACGCTCACTTAATTACCAAACATAAGCCTGATTTTGTCATTATTCCTGCTAATTGCATTGGGTCACTTATTTATCACAAGATTGCTAAATATGCGGATGAATTAAATATCAAGATATACAGTTTTATTTCAGAAGGTAACTTTAATACGAACATAAATCACAATTTTTTTGGTTTTAATAACGAAAGACATTTTTATCAAGATTTTGTTCAGTGTTGGTCAAAAAGGACACTTGAATATATGTCAGAAAAAGCACCGGACCAAAAGGATAAATATGTCCTTACAGGAGCTGCAGGTTTTGACAGGTACGTGATGTACGATTTTGCCCAAAAAGTTGACTTTTTAGCCAAATACAACAAAGAAAAATTCGAGAAAGTTATCTTGTATTCTGGATGGGCATTTGGTAAAGTGCAATATGAATTAGGAAGAGTAGAAATAAGTCAAGATCCTGATAAAAGAGAAGCCAAAGTAAATTGGGTTAATGAACAAAGAGTGATTGTTCGTGATATGTTAAAGCATGCCATTGAATCCAATCCTGACACATTATTTATTTTAAAACAACACCCGGCTGAGTATTATCCTGGATTGAACGTTAAGCAGCTGAATGAAATGTCTGAATTGGCAGATTATGACAATGTATTATACGTTACAGGACACGTTGAAAATATACACGATTTAATAAGTGTTTCTGACATATTGTTAGGATTTGAAACTACCTCCGCAATTGAAACATGGTTAATGTCTAGTCAACCAACAATTTTTTTAAACAGTGAAGTTGATTTTGACAGGGTTGATATTTACCAAGGATGTTGTATTGCCGGGAATCCTGAACAATTGAATAATTACATTCAGGAATTTTACAATACCGGTAAAATTGTCGATTTTGAAACGGATGATTTAAAAGCCAAAAGAAATGAAATCATTGTAAATTCAATAGGTTTTGGTGATGGCTATAATCATATTAGAAACCTATTCTATTTTAATGAAACTCTTCACAGAATAGATAGGAAAAAGATTAAATATACGCGTAACAAGGAATTTTTCAGACTCTATTTGTTTTTCAAAATAATGAAGCCTTTTTATAAGATAGGTTTAGTGAATAAATTGCCTTGGTTTTCTAAATTTAATTGGGTTTTTAAAAGGTATAAATTAGAACACGTTCCTGAACTTCAGGCAAAATACAATCCTTTTATTGAAAGGTTTTATAAAGAACAAAACTTAACAAAGGATACTTTATTGGAATTTTGGAAGTCGCAGGATTTAAAAACTAAATGA
- a CDS encoding glycosyl transferase family 1 — translation MKKVLIITYYWPPAGGIGVLRCLKIAKYLRSFGYEPVIYTVKNPSYPFEDQSNFKDIPENIEVIRGAVVEFEAVFKKLIRRQKQSVNNIVFGPEKQNWFVKLAMWVRANYFIPDAKSRWIKPSVKILSKYLEENKIDAIFSDGPPHTNTVIACEIAKKFGIPWLSDYQDPWTQVDYYSKFPLSKKADKKQKALEQEAFKYADKIVSASPSFSAGLEDIGAKNTDVLYYGYDEDDFKDLVPVPDKEFTLVHAGILAGDRYPENLVKVVGELIKKKESFRQHFRLKLMGSVEETTLNKIKEFIPEENLILTGHVSRERVLQELINSHILLILVNKENSKGRIPGKLYEYFRAQRPILLIGDMEGDAAELINITNSGTCFEYEEADKLKIQLDQMFTNFENGVDSYTGGNFEQFSNFNQTKKVADWLDTILNERT, via the coding sequence ATGAAAAAGGTCCTGATAATAACATACTATTGGCCACCGGCAGGAGGGATAGGTGTACTAAGGTGTTTAAAAATTGCGAAGTATTTAAGGTCGTTTGGATACGAACCGGTAATCTACACAGTTAAAAACCCTTCTTATCCTTTTGAAGATCAATCAAACTTCAAAGATATTCCTGAGAATATAGAGGTTATCAGAGGTGCTGTAGTTGAATTTGAGGCAGTTTTTAAGAAGCTAATAAGACGTCAAAAGCAATCCGTTAACAATATAGTATTTGGACCTGAGAAACAAAATTGGTTTGTAAAATTAGCCATGTGGGTAAGGGCAAATTACTTTATTCCTGATGCTAAAAGTAGATGGATCAAACCTTCGGTTAAAATTCTGAGTAAATATTTAGAGGAGAACAAAATTGACGCTATTTTTTCAGATGGTCCTCCTCATACAAACACGGTTATTGCTTGTGAAATAGCAAAGAAATTTGGAATCCCGTGGTTGTCAGATTATCAAGACCCTTGGACACAGGTAGATTATTACAGCAAGTTCCCACTTAGTAAAAAGGCTGATAAAAAGCAAAAAGCATTGGAGCAAGAAGCTTTTAAATATGCCGATAAAATAGTATCAGCAAGTCCATCTTTTAGCGCCGGTTTAGAAGATATTGGAGCCAAGAATACAGATGTACTTTATTACGGCTATGATGAAGATGACTTTAAAGATTTAGTTCCTGTACCTGATAAAGAATTCACGCTTGTTCATGCAGGAATTCTGGCAGGAGATAGATATCCAGAGAATCTTGTAAAAGTGGTGGGCGAACTTATAAAGAAGAAAGAAAGCTTTAGACAACATTTTAGATTGAAATTGATGGGATCTGTTGAAGAAACTACTCTCAATAAGATAAAGGAATTTATACCGGAAGAAAACCTTATTTTAACTGGTCATGTAAGCAGAGAAAGAGTACTTCAAGAGTTGATCAACTCCCACATCTTACTAATTTTAGTTAACAAGGAAAATAGCAAAGGCAGAATTCCGGGTAAATTGTATGAGTACTTCAGAGCCCAGCGTCCAATACTACTAATTGGTGATATGGAAGGAGATGCAGCAGAATTGATAAACATTACAAACTCAGGTACTTGTTTTGAGTACGAAGAAGCAGATAAGCTAAAAATCCAATTGGATCAAATGTTTACCAATTTTGAAAATGGAGTTGATTCATACACAGGAGGTAATTTTGAGCAATTTTCTAATTTTAATCAAACTAAAAAAGTTGCAGATTGGCTTGACACTATTTTAAATGAAAGAACTTAA
- a CDS encoding YfhO family protein gives MNRLKEIFFQKSNLWHLGAVGLFLIIAIAFAHPAFKGYSVNQGDVTNYIGMSQEIKDYADSDGQIGWTNAMFSGMPSTQINMDYGGSDIPQFLRSAFKLWLPRPVSFLFIYFLGFYLLALSLKVKPYFAAIAAIAFGLSSYQIIIIEAGHITKALAIGFSPLILAGMFYAYRWKNWILGIGLSSLFMTWELMSNHLQITYYMIFVMLGVGIVELIRYLKKEDGVKKFLKITAGLIVAYVIAALVNIGNIMGTQEYMKYTTRGGNDLTISASGEENNEIKTSGLDREYITNWSYGKSETFTFIVPNYKGGETQLIGANKDNEPYLENVENPQYRDFVKNQGNQYWGDQPFTSGPVYLGVIVMFLAFLGLVYSKDKLRWALLAVTILTVMLSWGKNMMWFTDLFIDYVPGYNKFRAVTIILVVAQLCVPLLGVLFFKRLHKEREKIAANLIPFFVVSGLFGVILLAFLAAPTAFNSFLSGAEQKTLDAITDPQLYDQYAVAFGELESVRISIFRGDVVRSLSLFILAFGLLFIYIKGILKNVFAFAGILAVLVLVDMWMVDKRYLNTEKRGRNYTQWVETWKQQYPYTAGAGDMEIFNREAQRNPELLFRVDSTINAQSFDGMEPGEVKRVKDWMRFRVLNRNTNFRVLDMGNAFNSTYVSYFHKSIGGYHGAKLSRYQDLIEFHIGKGNPSVLDMLNMKYQVYAGRDNTGNQTCQFVRENYTAMGNAWFAKEINIVATADDEILALEASNSARIKPGSAEFQVLINHEPLVNAVEITGNELVEVVYPIRLEDGTISTDTMQQNIPIKEAEAADLSLIPPSEASPAWNWAYDARLDSSYIRVMTVTTSDRQGFVPWETTVVNEEFKNVVTQDSYSGSGTIEMTNYSPDKITYKSSSDDKQLAVFSEIYYPLGWTATIDGNEVPIARVNYVLRAVEVPAGDHVVELVYNIPHKSTFYTLALTGSILMILIIGFGIYLETKNTAAEEDESAE, from the coding sequence ATGAACAGATTAAAAGAAATTTTCTTTCAAAAGTCCAATTTATGGCACTTGGGAGCCGTTGGACTATTTTTAATTATTGCTATAGCGTTTGCACATCCTGCGTTTAAAGGGTACAGTGTAAATCAAGGGGATGTTACCAACTACATTGGTATGTCTCAAGAGATTAAAGACTATGCAGATTCTGATGGTCAAATAGGATGGACAAATGCCATGTTCTCCGGAATGCCATCAACGCAAATCAACATGGACTATGGTGGGTCTGATATACCTCAGTTTTTAAGATCAGCTTTTAAATTGTGGTTGCCAAGACCGGTAAGTTTCTTATTCATCTATTTTCTAGGATTTTATTTACTGGCTTTAAGTTTAAAAGTGAAGCCCTATTTTGCTGCTATTGCGGCAATTGCTTTTGGATTATCATCTTACCAAATTATTATCATTGAGGCTGGTCACATTACTAAAGCCTTAGCTATTGGATTCAGTCCACTAATACTGGCAGGGATGTTCTATGCTTACCGCTGGAAAAACTGGATTTTGGGAATTGGTTTGTCTTCTCTTTTTATGACCTGGGAACTAATGTCAAACCACCTCCAAATCACCTATTACATGATTTTTGTGATGTTGGGTGTTGGTATAGTTGAATTAATTAGATATCTCAAGAAAGAAGACGGAGTTAAAAAATTCTTGAAAATCACAGCAGGATTAATAGTTGCCTATGTTATTGCCGCTTTGGTAAACATTGGAAATATCATGGGAACCCAGGAGTATATGAAGTATACTACCAGAGGAGGTAATGATTTAACTATTTCAGCTAGTGGAGAAGAAAACAATGAGATCAAAACCTCAGGATTAGACAGAGAGTACATCACTAATTGGAGCTATGGTAAAAGTGAAACATTCACCTTTATTGTTCCTAATTACAAAGGAGGAGAAACTCAATTAATCGGAGCAAATAAAGACAACGAACCTTATCTTGAAAATGTAGAGAATCCACAATACCGTGATTTTGTTAAGAATCAGGGAAATCAATATTGGGGAGATCAACCATTCACATCAGGGCCTGTTTATTTAGGGGTAATTGTAATGTTCCTTGCATTCTTAGGACTTGTTTACTCAAAAGACAAATTGCGTTGGGCACTTTTAGCAGTAACTATTTTAACTGTGATGTTGTCATGGGGTAAAAACATGATGTGGTTTACAGATTTGTTTATTGATTATGTACCGGGTTATAACAAGTTCAGAGCTGTAACAATCATCCTGGTGGTGGCGCAATTGTGCGTTCCATTATTGGGTGTGTTGTTTTTCAAAAGATTGCACAAAGAGAGAGAGAAAATTGCTGCTAATTTGATTCCATTTTTTGTGGTTTCAGGTTTGTTTGGAGTGATTTTGTTGGCATTTTTAGCTGCACCTACAGCTTTCAATTCATTTCTTTCAGGTGCTGAACAAAAGACTCTTGACGCAATAACTGATCCGCAATTGTATGACCAATATGCAGTGGCCTTTGGTGAATTAGAATCTGTTCGTATTTCAATATTTAGAGGTGATGTAGTAAGATCATTGTCATTATTTATTTTGGCATTTGGATTATTGTTTATCTACATCAAGGGAATCTTAAAAAATGTGTTTGCCTTTGCAGGAATCCTTGCTGTGCTTGTGCTTGTTGATATGTGGATGGTAGATAAAAGATATTTGAACACAGAGAAAAGAGGTAGAAACTACACACAATGGGTTGAAACCTGGAAACAGCAGTATCCTTATACTGCCGGAGCAGGGGATATGGAGATATTTAACCGTGAAGCGCAAAGAAATCCTGAATTATTGTTCCGGGTTGACTCAACAATCAATGCTCAAAGCTTTGATGGTATGGAGCCTGGAGAAGTGAAAAGAGTAAAGGATTGGATGAGATTCAGAGTGTTGAATAGAAACACCAATTTCAGAGTATTAGACATGGGTAATGCATTCAATTCTACTTATGTATCATACTTCCACAAGTCAATTGGAGGATATCATGGTGCTAAATTAAGTAGATACCAGGATTTAATTGAATTCCATATTGGTAAAGGAAATCCATCTGTACTTGACATGTTAAACATGAAGTATCAGGTATATGCCGGAAGGGATAATACAGGAAATCAAACTTGTCAATTTGTAAGAGAAAATTACACTGCTATGGGCAATGCTTGGTTTGCTAAAGAAATCAATATCGTTGCTACTGCAGATGATGAAATTCTTGCTTTAGAAGCTTCTAATTCAGCTAGAATTAAACCGGGCTCAGCTGAGTTTCAAGTATTAATTAACCATGAACCATTGGTTAATGCCGTTGAAATTACAGGTAATGAATTAGTAGAAGTTGTTTATCCGATAAGATTAGAAGACGGAACAATTTCAACTGATACAATGCAACAAAATATTCCAATTAAAGAAGCAGAAGCAGCAGATTTATCATTGATTCCGCCAAGTGAGGCTTCGCCTGCATGGAATTGGGCATATGATGCAAGATTGGATTCATCATACATCAGAGTAATGACTGTTACAACTTCTGATAGACAAGGTTTTGTTCCTTGGGAAACTACTGTTGTGAATGAGGAGTTCAAAAATGTGGTGACTCAAGATAGTTATTCAGGAAGTGGAACCATAGAAATGACGAATTACAGTCCGGATAAAATCACTTACAAATCATCATCTGATGACAAACAATTGGCGGTTTTTTCTGAAATCTATTATCCACTTGGTTGGACTGCAACTATAGACGGAAATGAAGTGCCTATTGCAAGAGTAAACTATGTGCTAAGAGCTGTAGAAGTTCCTGCAGGAGATCATGTAGTAGAGTTAGTTTACAACATTCCGCACAAAAGCACTTTTTATACTTTGGCTTTAACAGGTTCAATATTAATGATCTTAATAATTGGTTTTGGAATTTATCTTGAAACCAAGAATACTGCAGCTGAAGAGGATGAGTCTGCTGAATGA
- a CDS encoding FkbM family methyltransferase, producing MKLARKILVKILGLKAYLKLVSRTYIRMIRNGKMKDKYPELYFVKQIVSEGDTILDIGANLGYYSYFMAKYAGKSGKVLAVEPIPLFAEIWQTNMKAVRHHGVQLHNCALGSEAKPQVKMSIPIVDGVVRHGLTKVAGEEGIQGASYMDYSVPMRVGDELISSTNIEKLDYIKCDVEGYEQFVMPSLDKTIDLYKPFIQIELSGDENRKNVVDFLLKKSYQMFILKGDFLNPIQKNDIFSVDQDFYFIHPDHMNKREHLIRK from the coding sequence ATGAAATTAGCACGTAAAATACTCGTAAAAATATTGGGTTTAAAAGCTTATCTTAAACTCGTAAGTCGTACTTATATCCGCATGATTCGCAATGGTAAAATGAAGGATAAATATCCTGAATTGTACTTTGTAAAACAGATTGTAAGTGAAGGAGATACCATTTTAGATATTGGTGCCAATTTAGGATACTATTCCTACTTCATGGCCAAATATGCGGGTAAATCAGGTAAAGTACTAGCTGTTGAACCAATTCCACTTTTTGCTGAAATCTGGCAAACCAATATGAAAGCTGTTCGCCATCATGGAGTGCAGCTGCATAACTGTGCATTGGGAAGTGAAGCTAAACCTCAGGTAAAAATGTCTATTCCAATTGTGGATGGAGTGGTTAGACACGGTTTAACCAAAGTTGCCGGAGAAGAAGGAATTCAAGGAGCTTCATACATGGATTATTCAGTTCCAATGCGAGTAGGGGATGAATTGATTTCATCAACCAATATTGAGAAATTAGACTACATCAAGTGTGATGTTGAAGGATATGAGCAGTTTGTTATGCCTTCATTAGACAAGACAATAGACCTTTATAAACCATTCATTCAAATTGAATTGAGCGGAGATGAAAATCGCAAAAATGTAGTTGATTTTCTTCTTAAAAAATCTTATCAAATGTTCATTTTAAAAGGGGATTTCCTTAATCCTATTCAAAAAAATGATATTTTTAGCGTCGATCAGGATTTCTACTTCATTCACCCTGATCATATGAATAAAAGAGAGCATTTGATCCGCAAATAA
- the carB gene encoding carbamoyl-phosphate synthase large subunit — MPKDNSIKSILIIGSGPIVIGQACEFDYSGSQAAKSLRDEGIEVTLINSNPATIMTDPVVADNVYLKPLTVESIEYILKQHKIDAVLPTMGGQTALNLAIKCDEVGLWEEYGVRIVGVDIDAIEITENREAFRDLMEKIDIPMAPQAAAKSFLEGKEIAQEYGFPLCVRASYTLGGAGAAVVYNEADFDKLLTRGLHISPIHEVMIDKAVMGWKEYELELLRDANDNVVIICSIENFDPMGIHTGDSITVAPAMTLSDTTYQKMRDMAIKMMRSVGNFAGGCNVQFAVSNDENEDIIAIEINPRVSRSSALASKATGYPIAKIAAKLAIGYHLDELENQITKTTSALFEPTLDYVIVKIPRWNFSKFEGADPMLGLQMKSVGEVMGIGRSFQEALQKACQSLEIGRNGLGADGRELTNQDKILHSLEFPSHDRLFHIYDAIKLGIPFKTIKEKTKIDDWFLRQIEDLILLEKRIQKHGINDLPKDLMFEAKQKGYADRQVAHLLKCLESEVYDKRTEMGIKRVYKLVDTCAAEFEAQTPYYYSTFEEENESVVTDKKKIVVLGSGPNRIGQGIEFDYSCVHGVLAAKECGYETIMINCNPETVSTDFDTADKLYFEPVFWEHIYDIILHEKPEGVIVQLGGQTALKLAEKLERYGIKIMGTSYNALDLAEDRGRFSTLLKEMNIPYPKFGVVESAEQALDLAKDLGYPLLVRPSYVLGGQKMKIVINDNDLEHHVVDILNEMPENQILLDHFLGGAIEAEADAICDGKNVYIIGIMQHIEPAGIHSGDSYAVLPPYNLGDLVIQQIEDITKKIAVALETVGLLNIQFAIKDDKVYVIEANPRASRTVPFIAKAYQEPYVNYATKVMLGEKKVTDFKFNPIQKGYAIKVPVFSFEKFPDVNKELGPEMKSTGEAIEFIDNLRDPLFQKIYSERNLYLSK, encoded by the coding sequence ATGCCTAAAGACAATAGCATAAAATCCATTCTAATCATAGGAAGTGGACCAATCGTTATCGGCCAGGCGTGTGAGTTTGATTACTCTGGATCACAAGCGGCCAAATCACTTAGAGATGAAGGTATCGAAGTAACTTTGATTAACAGCAACCCGGCAACTATCATGACCGATCCGGTTGTGGCTGACAACGTTTACCTCAAGCCTTTAACTGTTGAGTCCATTGAATATATTTTAAAACAACACAAAATTGACGCCGTTCTCCCTACCATGGGTGGTCAAACCGCACTTAACCTTGCCATTAAATGTGATGAGGTAGGTTTGTGGGAAGAATACGGAGTTAGAATTGTTGGTGTTGATATTGATGCCATTGAAATAACTGAAAACCGTGAGGCTTTTAGAGATTTGATGGAGAAAATTGATATTCCAATGGCACCGCAAGCTGCTGCAAAATCTTTCCTTGAAGGTAAAGAAATTGCTCAGGAATACGGTTTCCCACTTTGTGTTAGAGCTTCTTATACCCTTGGTGGTGCAGGAGCTGCAGTAGTTTATAACGAAGCAGATTTTGATAAACTCTTGACAAGAGGTTTACACATTTCTCCAATCCATGAGGTGATGATTGACAAAGCCGTAATGGGATGGAAAGAGTATGAGCTGGAGTTGTTAAGAGATGCCAACGATAATGTGGTGATCATCTGTTCAATTGAGAACTTTGATCCTATGGGTATCCATACAGGTGACTCAATTACAGTGGCGCCGGCAATGACTTTATCTGATACTACTTACCAAAAAATGCGAGACATGGCCATCAAAATGATGCGTTCTGTCGGAAATTTTGCAGGTGGTTGTAATGTTCAGTTCGCCGTTTCAAATGACGAAAATGAAGATATTATTGCTATTGAAATTAACCCTAGGGTTTCTCGTTCATCTGCATTGGCTTCAAAAGCTACCGGATATCCAATTGCAAAAATTGCAGCCAAATTGGCCATTGGTTATCACCTGGATGAATTAGAAAACCAAATCACCAAAACTACTTCTGCCTTATTTGAACCAACTTTGGATTACGTTATCGTAAAAATCCCAAGATGGAACTTCTCTAAGTTTGAAGGTGCAGATCCTATGTTGGGATTACAAATGAAGTCGGTTGGTGAGGTAATGGGAATCGGAAGATCTTTCCAGGAAGCATTACAAAAAGCGTGTCAATCTCTTGAAATTGGACGAAATGGTTTAGGAGCAGATGGTAGAGAGTTGACAAATCAAGATAAAATATTACATAGTTTAGAATTCCCTTCGCATGACAGGTTGTTCCATATATATGACGCCATCAAACTGGGAATTCCTTTTAAAACCATCAAGGAAAAAACTAAAATTGACGATTGGTTCTTGAGACAAATTGAAGATTTAATCTTGTTGGAAAAACGAATTCAAAAACACGGCATCAACGATCTTCCTAAAGATTTGATGTTTGAAGCCAAACAAAAAGGATATGCAGACAGACAAGTTGCACACCTTTTAAAATGTTTGGAGTCTGAAGTGTACGACAAGAGAACTGAAATGGGAATCAAACGTGTGTACAAGTTAGTTGATACTTGTGCTGCCGAGTTTGAGGCCCAAACACCATACTACTATTCAACTTTTGAAGAAGAAAATGAATCTGTAGTAACAGATAAAAAGAAAATTGTGGTGCTGGGTTCAGGACCAAATAGAATTGGTCAGGGTATTGAGTTTGATTACTCATGTGTTCATGGTGTATTAGCTGCAAAAGAGTGCGGTTATGAAACCATTATGATCAATTGTAATCCTGAAACAGTTTCAACAGACTTTGATACAGCAGATAAATTATACTTTGAGCCGGTTTTCTGGGAGCATATTTATGATATCATCCTACATGAAAAACCAGAGGGTGTAATTGTTCAGTTAGGTGGACAAACTGCCTTGAAATTAGCTGAGAAACTAGAGCGTTATGGTATCAAAATTATGGGGACCTCATACAACGCACTTGACCTGGCAGAAGACAGAGGAAGATTCTCTACATTGTTAAAAGAGATGAACATTCCTTATCCTAAATTTGGAGTAGTTGAATCTGCTGAACAAGCTCTTGACTTGGCCAAAGATCTTGGATATCCATTGTTGGTGCGTCCTTCTTATGTATTAGGTGGACAAAAAATGAAAATCGTAATCAACGATAATGATTTGGAGCACCACGTAGTAGATATCTTAAATGAAATGCCTGAGAATCAAATCTTATTGGATCACTTTTTAGGTGGTGCAATTGAGGCAGAAGCAGATGCTATTTGTGATGGTAAAAATGTGTATATCATTGGAATCATGCAACACATTGAGCCTGCAGGTATTCACTCAGGAGATTCATACGCAGTATTGCCTCCATACAATTTGGGTGACTTAGTGATCCAACAAATTGAGGACATTACTAAAAAGATTGCTGTAGCCTTAGAAACAGTAGGTTTATTGAATATTCAGTTTGCGATTAAGGACGATAAAGTGTATGTGATTGAGGCCAATCCAAGAGCTTCAAGAACGGTTCCGTTTATTGCAAAAGCTTATCAAGAGCCTTATGTAAACTACGCTACCAAGGTGATGTTAGGAGAGAAAAAGGTAACAGACTTTAAATTCAATCCTATTCAAAAAGGATATGCAATTAAAGTTCCTGTATTCTCTTTTGAAAAATTCCCTGATGTGAATAAGGAATTAGGACCAGAAATGAAATCTACCGGTGAAGCCATTGAATTCATTGATAATTTAAGAGATCCTTTGTTCCAAAAGATTTACAGCGAACGTAACCTATATTTGAGTAAGTAA
- a CDS encoding TerB family tellurite resistance protein, with translation MTDQEKLYETLGELIYAVAMADGVIQKEEREALSQLLNRHSWAAEIKWSFDYEEANKSTVEETYNKVINYCHSYGPSPIYKESIAAMKTIAHASDGIDKNEDNIISSFSTDLIARFQKDIDRLG, from the coding sequence ATGACTGATCAAGAAAAGCTTTACGAAACATTAGGAGAATTAATATATGCAGTAGCAATGGCTGATGGTGTAATCCAAAAAGAAGAAAGAGAAGCTTTATCTCAGTTATTGAACAGGCACAGCTGGGCAGCAGAAATAAAATGGTCTTTTGATTATGAAGAGGCTAACAAATCTACTGTTGAAGAAACCTATAATAAAGTCATTAACTATTGTCACAGCTATGGGCCGTCTCCAATTTATAAAGAGTCTATTGCAGCTATGAAAACCATTGCTCATGCCTCTGATGGTATTGATAAAAATGAAGACAATATTATCAGTTCCTTTTCAACTGATCTAATTGCAAGGTTCCAAAAAGATATTGATAGATTGGGTTAA